From the Halalkalicoccus sp. CGA53 genome, one window contains:
- a CDS encoding GcvT family protein has translation MSSETSPPAEAGTVVVGAGIVGCSAAYHLTGMGREDVVVVDRGPLPTTGGSSTHAPGIMFQTAEEKVLSKFACYSRELYSGLRDAEGGEIYNEVGGIEVGRTDERMEYLQRRVEHASAWGVPDPQLLTPEEVTEHLPLVNPDVIQGGYYSPTDGQASGVRACAALAREAMDRGATFVPHTPVVDIETDSDGVAGVVTENGTIACEEVLIATNIWARQLGDAVGVHLPVTPVEHQYTMTEPLEELADGQDVASDPVYANYREVSGEKADRLLTAPDRPILRDQDHAMYFRTHGDSYGIGSYNHEPIVPDPRELGGNDPDGNQASVHDFTERHLDEATHPDRPDKAPRAASDELLPATKGKELEHAYNGMFAESPNGLPVMGEVQEIPGLWTAAAIWITHAGGAGRAIAEWMEEGVPRLDDGPIDLAHCDVNRFQPHEGSWEFARDVGGEQYRIVYNVVHPKWVWTDFQRNIRRSSVYHTLKELDAELWADAGWEEAHWFDSNEDLLERYGERIPDREGWEGRYYSPIEGAEALHVRNEVGLHDMTSFNKMEVAGAGSEEFLQHLCTNDMEIDVGQVRYTLMCNEAGGVRADITVTRTDDDRYLILTTGREVGRNHLAWIKEQAPEGVFVRDVTSNLAAFVLTGPNARDVLSEVTDADLSNEGFRYFTSQELFVKNVPVRALRVSYPGELGWELYTPTEYGETLWGHLWEAGQDHDLRPFGNGALNALRIEKGFRLWGEDLHTEHDPYEAGLGFAVDLDTEFIGKEAVAAAREDDDRRHEVACLTLDDEDSVVFAHRPVLDSAGRNPADSAAPPHDSEDVLGYVHSAEYGYAVGACVAYAYLPPEYAEPGTQVEILYEGERYAATVREEPLYDPERERVLA, from the coding sequence ATGTCATCCGAGACTAGCCCGCCAGCCGAGGCGGGAACCGTCGTCGTCGGCGCGGGGATCGTCGGCTGCAGCGCTGCGTACCACCTGACCGGGATGGGACGCGAGGACGTCGTCGTCGTCGACCGGGGGCCGCTGCCGACGACCGGCGGCTCCTCGACGCACGCGCCGGGGATCATGTTCCAAACCGCCGAGGAGAAGGTGCTCTCGAAGTTCGCCTGCTACAGTCGAGAGCTCTACTCCGGGCTGCGCGACGCCGAGGGGGGAGAGATCTACAACGAGGTCGGCGGCATCGAGGTCGGCCGAACGGACGAGCGGATGGAGTACCTCCAGCGCCGGGTCGAACACGCGAGCGCGTGGGGGGTACCGGACCCACAGCTGCTGACGCCGGAGGAGGTCACCGAACACCTCCCGCTCGTGAACCCCGACGTGATCCAGGGCGGCTACTACTCGCCGACGGACGGCCAGGCGTCGGGCGTGCGGGCGTGTGCGGCGCTCGCCCGCGAGGCGATGGACCGCGGGGCGACGTTCGTCCCACACACCCCCGTCGTAGACATCGAGACCGATAGCGACGGCGTGGCCGGCGTCGTGACCGAAAACGGCACCATCGCCTGCGAGGAGGTACTGATCGCGACGAACATCTGGGCGCGCCAGCTGGGCGACGCGGTGGGCGTCCACCTGCCGGTGACGCCGGTCGAACACCAGTACACGATGACCGAACCCCTCGAGGAACTCGCCGACGGCCAGGACGTCGCCTCGGATCCGGTCTACGCGAACTACCGCGAGGTCTCCGGCGAGAAGGCGGATCGACTGCTCACCGCGCCGGATCGACCGATCCTCCGCGACCAGGACCACGCGATGTACTTCCGGACCCACGGCGACTCCTACGGCATCGGCTCGTACAACCACGAGCCGATCGTCCCGGACCCGAGGGAACTCGGCGGGAACGACCCCGACGGTAACCAGGCCTCCGTACACGACTTCACCGAACGCCACCTCGACGAGGCGACCCATCCCGACCGACCGGACAAGGCTCCGAGAGCGGCGAGCGACGAACTGCTGCCCGCCACGAAGGGAAAGGAGCTCGAACACGCCTACAACGGGATGTTCGCGGAGTCACCGAACGGGTTACCCGTGATGGGCGAGGTCCAGGAGATCCCGGGGCTCTGGACCGCCGCGGCGATCTGGATCACCCACGCGGGCGGCGCAGGCCGGGCCATCGCGGAGTGGATGGAAGAGGGCGTCCCACGGCTCGACGACGGCCCGATCGACCTCGCTCACTGCGACGTCAACAGGTTCCAGCCCCACGAGGGGAGCTGGGAGTTCGCCCGCGACGTCGGTGGCGAGCAGTACCGCATCGTCTACAACGTCGTCCACCCGAAGTGGGTCTGGACGGACTTCCAGCGGAACATCCGCCGGAGCTCGGTCTATCACACCCTGAAGGAGCTCGACGCGGAGCTGTGGGCCGACGCGGGCTGGGAGGAGGCCCACTGGTTCGACTCGAACGAGGACCTCCTCGAACGATACGGCGAGCGGATTCCCGATCGCGAGGGCTGGGAGGGGCGGTACTACTCGCCGATCGAGGGGGCGGAGGCACTCCACGTCAGGAACGAGGTCGGCCTCCACGACATGACCTCGTTCAACAAGATGGAGGTGGCGGGCGCCGGTTCCGAGGAGTTCCTCCAGCACCTCTGTACGAACGACATGGAGATCGACGTCGGTCAGGTCCGTTACACGCTCATGTGCAACGAGGCGGGCGGGGTGCGCGCGGACATCACCGTCACGCGAACGGACGACGACCGGTACCTGATCCTGACGACGGGGCGGGAGGTCGGCCGGAACCACCTCGCGTGGATCAAGGAGCAGGCGCCCGAGGGCGTCTTCGTCCGGGACGTCACCTCGAACCTCGCCGCGTTCGTCCTCACGGGGCCGAACGCCCGGGACGTGCTCTCGGAGGTCACCGACGCGGACCTCTCGAACGAGGGCTTTCGGTACTTCACGAGCCAGGAGCTGTTCGTGAAGAACGTGCCCGTGCGGGCGCTTCGCGTCTCGTACCCCGGCGAGCTCGGTTGGGAGCTCTACACCCCGACCGAGTACGGAGAAACGCTCTGGGGGCACCTCTGGGAGGCGGGTCAGGACCACGACCTGCGGCCGTTCGGCAACGGCGCGCTGAACGCGCTGCGCATCGAGAAGGGCTTCCGGCTCTGGGGCGAGGACCTCCACACCGAGCACGACCCGTACGAGGCGGGCCTCGGCTTCGCGGTCGATCTCGACACGGAGTTCATCGGGAAGGAGGCCGTCGCCGCGGCGAGAGAGGACGACGACAGACGCCACGAGGTCGCGTGTCTCACGCTCGACGACGAGGATTCGGTGGTGTTCGCCCACCGGCCGGTACTGGATAGCGCGGGACGGAATCCCGCGGACAGTGCGGCTCCGCCGCACGATAGCGAGGACGTACTCGGCTACGTCCACAGCGCGGAGTACGGCTACGCCGTGGGTGCCTGCGTCGCTTACGCCTACCTCCCGCCGGAGTACGCGGAGCCGGGTACGCAGGTAGAGATCCTCTACGAGGGCGAGCGGTACGCCGCGACGGTGCGCGAAGAGCCACTGTACGACCCCGAGCGCGAGCGAGTGCTCGCGTAG
- a CDS encoding cupin domain-containing protein encodes MARESVTAGNAIRATPLVSMDETFEKATVEGAELDGVTFYRITVDPGWVWSDHYGSVIGAESCPERHRLFMLSGEMTVEMDDGTRETLREGDVSVIAPGHDAWTEGDERAVFLDIDPGRGGHDEQR; translated from the coding sequence ATGGCGAGAGAATCCGTGACGGCCGGCAACGCGATACGGGCAACGCCACTCGTCTCGATGGACGAGACGTTCGAAAAGGCGACAGTCGAAGGAGCGGAGCTAGACGGCGTGACGTTCTACCGGATTACCGTCGATCCGGGATGGGTGTGGTCCGACCACTACGGATCCGTGATCGGAGCAGAGAGCTGTCCGGAGCGACACCGTCTGTTCATGCTCTCCGGGGAGATGACGGTCGAGATGGACGACGGCACCCGGGAAACGCTTCGAGAGGGCGACGTCTCGGTGATAGCGCCGGGACACGACGCGTGGACGGAGGGAGACGAGCGAGCCGTGTTCCTCGATATCGACCCGGGACGAGGCGGACACGATGAGCAGCGATAA
- a CDS encoding alpha/beta fold hydrolase — MSSDKRRTEDRSGSVVSPDGTEIVYWTSGTGPPLVLAHGSGVSDHRRWEIAGVRPALAEHVTVYALDRRGRGESGDSPEYSLEKEVADVVGVVEAVGEPVALLGHSYGATIALEASLLTDGIARLVLYEPGIAVGDHELAPPEVVAELNDLLEEGENEEALLLFCRVIAGLTPEEIDVFRSDPSWRDRVDGAHTLPREEQAIADLELRPARFAGMTTPTLLLSGGESPRAYQDATAVVHGALANSRIVTFEGHHHVAMQTAPERFVEEVLAFVRETSGHHTEGKSTTTETYDTESEADPKRVVDRWFAEFWGELNPDIVDELAAEDILFHYTLVGEVRGREAVKARIVGFAELFPDGGFELTHEPIAEGEWVVARWEGGGTHTGPAWELSVGTLPANSGRTAHYTGTTVYRVRDGTIAEEHGQADYIAAMQQLGLVPGGDEATD, encoded by the coding sequence ATGAGCAGCGATAAACGGAGGACCGAGGACCGGAGCGGCTCCGTCGTTTCGCCGGACGGCACCGAGATAGTGTACTGGACCAGCGGCACGGGACCGCCGCTCGTCCTCGCCCACGGCAGCGGGGTGAGCGATCACCGACGATGGGAGATCGCCGGGGTTCGCCCCGCGCTGGCGGAACACGTGACAGTGTACGCCCTCGACCGCCGTGGTCGGGGCGAGAGCGGCGATAGCCCCGAGTACTCGCTGGAGAAGGAGGTAGCGGACGTAGTGGGCGTCGTCGAGGCGGTCGGCGAACCGGTCGCGTTGCTCGGCCACTCCTACGGGGCGACTATCGCACTCGAGGCGTCCCTTCTGACCGACGGTATCGCCAGACTCGTGCTCTACGAACCGGGGATCGCCGTCGGCGATCACGAGCTCGCCCCTCCGGAGGTCGTCGCCGAACTGAACGACCTCCTGGAGGAGGGGGAGAACGAGGAGGCGCTCCTGCTCTTCTGCCGGGTGATCGCGGGTCTCACGCCGGAGGAGATCGACGTCTTCCGATCGGACCCGAGCTGGCGGGACCGGGTCGATGGTGCGCACACCCTGCCCCGGGAGGAACAGGCGATAGCGGACCTCGAACTCCGGCCCGCCCGGTTCGCGGGGATGACCACACCGACCCTCCTGTTGTCCGGCGGGGAGAGCCCCCGGGCGTACCAGGATGCGACGGCCGTGGTGCACGGAGCGCTCGCGAACAGTCGGATCGTCACCTTCGAGGGCCATCACCACGTGGCGATGCAGACCGCCCCGGAGCGGTTCGTCGAGGAGGTACTCGCGTTCGTCCGCGAGACGAGCGGACACCACACGGAGGGGAAATCCACGACGACGGAGACGTACGACACCGAATCGGAGGCCGACCCGAAACGGGTCGTCGATCGCTGGTTCGCCGAGTTCTGGGGCGAGTTGAACCCCGATATCGTCGACGAACTCGCCGCGGAGGATATCCTGTTTCACTACACGCTCGTCGGCGAGGTCCGTGGGCGCGAAGCGGTGAAAGCGCGCATCGTCGGGTTCGCGGAGCTCTTTCCGGACGGGGGCTTCGAACTGACTCACGAACCGATCGCCGAGGGCGAGTGGGTCGTCGCCCGCTGGGAGGGTGGGGGCACGCACACCGGCCCCGCGTGGGAGCTGTCGGTCGGCACCCTCCCGGCGAACTCCGGCAGGACGGCTCACTACACCGGTACGACGGTCTACCGCGTCCGCGACGGTACCATCGCCGAGGAGCACGGACAGGCGGACTACATCGCGGCGATGCAACAGCTCGGTCTCGTCCCGGGAGGCGACGAGGCGACGGACTGA
- a CDS encoding methylenetetrahydrofolate reductase, translating into MALGSDSAMDEGVPMLLTAPRFELMPFDSFGEQMDHLPDGATIAITTSPTLGLDATLEWTVKGAAAGYEIVPHVAARYVRDREHLAEIVELLAEAGVTDLFVPGGDREEPVGEFESAYELLVALDELEHPFEEIGITGYPEGHAFLSEETLAESMAKKEPHATYIVTQLCYDPDAVIEWVGEIRDRGIELPVEVGIPGVLSYQRLIGISQKVGVGDSIEFLKKTTGVVGFVKQLIGSRGVYTPDELIEGLAPYVNDPSYDIRGVHIYTFNQVPDTESWRERALDDRL; encoded by the coding sequence ATGGCACTCGGATCCGATTCGGCGATGGACGAGGGGGTCCCGATGCTGCTCACGGCGCCGCGCTTCGAGCTGATGCCGTTCGACAGTTTCGGCGAGCAGATGGACCACCTGCCGGACGGGGCGACGATCGCGATCACCACCTCGCCCACGCTCGGCCTCGACGCGACGCTCGAGTGGACCGTGAAGGGTGCGGCAGCGGGGTACGAGATCGTCCCGCACGTCGCCGCGCGCTACGTCAGAGATCGGGAGCACCTCGCTGAGATCGTCGAGCTGCTCGCGGAGGCCGGCGTCACGGACCTTTTCGTTCCCGGCGGTGACCGCGAGGAGCCCGTCGGCGAGTTCGAGTCGGCTTACGAGCTGCTCGTGGCGCTCGACGAGCTCGAGCACCCGTTCGAGGAGATCGGTATCACGGGCTATCCCGAGGGCCACGCGTTCCTCTCCGAGGAGACGCTCGCGGAGTCGATGGCGAAGAAGGAACCCCACGCGACGTACATCGTCACGCAGCTCTGTTACGATCCCGACGCGGTGATCGAGTGGGTCGGCGAGATCCGCGACCGAGGGATCGAGCTCCCGGTCGAGGTGGGCATTCCGGGCGTGCTGAGCTACCAGCGGCTCATCGGGATCTCCCAGAAGGTCGGCGTCGGCGACTCGATCGAGTTCCTGAAGAAGACGACCGGCGTGGTCGGCTTCGTCAAGCAGCTGATCGGCTCACGCGGCGTCTACACGCCCGACGAACTGATCGAGGGGCTCGCCCCGTACGTCAACGATCCGAGCTACGACATCCGGGGCGTCCACATCTACACCTTCAACCAGGTGCCGGACACCGAATCCTGGCGCGAGCGCGCGCTCGACGATCGGCTGTAG
- a CDS encoding aminomethyltransferase family protein: MANSEPPSIEEQSHPNYPSVDQSDRVLPRNLRQSGDPGIEMLVSTRVRKSPFFHKSFVENGAWRATVYNRVYHPRGMLKPEEGGMMAEYDALVNHVTIWDVAVERQIRVKGPDAEALTDYVITRDATAIDAMKGKYVILCNEDGGILNDPVLLRPAEDEFWFSISDSTLMQWLQGVNVGMDFDVEIDEIDVAPMQIQGPKSVDVMVDVVGEEVEEIPYYGLMEAEIDGVSCLVSQTGFSGEKGFEIYVREASKNAERVWDPVHESVVEHGGMQVAPAHHRRIAAGILSWGQDMDHETSPFQVNLGYQVPSKKEGEYVGKEELERQQERIEAGDYPFNHKMVGLKMAGEPIRDYAPDFWLVSDPETGEECGYVTSPWYNPELETNLALAFVPAEKLEGLDVPLDDSVYDVDADVEFEVHLPDEYAEEPGEPVYATVSKVPFKPSVNPSAREQAKLHAREEAGE, translated from the coding sequence ATGGCGAACAGCGAGCCGCCGTCGATAGAGGAGCAGTCGCACCCGAACTACCCGAGCGTCGACCAGTCGGACCGGGTGCTGCCCAGGAACCTGCGCCAGTCCGGCGATCCGGGCATCGAGATGCTCGTCTCGACGCGGGTCCGGAAGTCGCCCTTCTTCCACAAGTCGTTCGTCGAGAACGGCGCGTGGCGTGCGACCGTCTACAACCGCGTCTACCACCCCCGCGGGATGCTGAAACCCGAGGAGGGCGGGATGATGGCCGAGTACGACGCGCTCGTCAACCACGTGACGATCTGGGACGTCGCCGTCGAGCGCCAGATCCGTGTGAAGGGGCCGGACGCGGAGGCGCTCACGGATTACGTCATCACGCGCGACGCGACCGCGATCGACGCGATGAAAGGCAAGTACGTCATCCTCTGTAACGAGGACGGCGGGATCCTGAACGACCCCGTCCTGCTCCGACCGGCCGAGGACGAGTTCTGGTTCTCGATCTCCGATTCGACGCTCATGCAGTGGCTCCAGGGTGTGAACGTCGGGATGGACTTCGACGTCGAGATCGACGAGATCGACGTCGCGCCGATGCAGATCCAGGGGCCGAAGTCGGTCGACGTGATGGTCGACGTGGTCGGCGAGGAGGTCGAGGAGATACCCTACTACGGGCTGATGGAGGCGGAGATCGACGGCGTCTCCTGTCTGGTGAGCCAGACGGGCTTCTCCGGCGAGAAGGGTTTCGAGATCTACGTCAGAGAGGCGAGTAAGAACGCCGAACGCGTCTGGGACCCGGTCCACGAGTCGGTCGTCGAGCACGGCGGGATGCAGGTCGCGCCCGCCCACCACCGCCGGATCGCCGCGGGCATCCTTTCGTGGGGCCAGGACATGGACCACGAGACCTCGCCGTTCCAGGTGAACCTCGGCTACCAGGTCCCCTCGAAAAAGGAGGGAGAGTACGTCGGCAAGGAGGAACTCGAACGCCAGCAGGAGCGGATCGAGGCGGGCGACTACCCGTTCAACCACAAGATGGTGGGGCTGAAGATGGCGGGCGAGCCGATCCGCGACTACGCGCCCGACTTCTGGCTCGTCTCCGACCCCGAGACGGGCGAGGAGTGTGGCTACGTCACCTCGCCGTGGTACAACCCCGAACTCGAGACGAACCTCGCGCTGGCGTTCGTCCCCGCGGAAAAACTCGAGGGCCTCGACGTCCCGCTCGACGACAGCGTCTACGACGTCGACGCGGACGTCGAGTTCGAGGTCCACCTCCCCGACGAGTACGCCGAGGAGCCGGGCGAGCCGGTCTACGCGACGGTCTCGAAGGTGCCGTTCAAGCCCTCGGTGAACCCGAGCGCGCGCGAGCAGGCGAAACTCCACGCACGCGAGGAGGCCGGCGAGTGA
- the ilvA gene encoding threonine ammonia-lyase — protein MTETEFGFAEIEAALERLDDESVVKRTPVEESTSLSAMVGADVFLKMEHLQWTGSFKTRGAYNKIRKCEEEGGVERVIAASAGNHAQGVALAATKRGVESTIVMPRAAPQTKIDATRGYGATVELEGRDFQAAMAHAKGLAEEDGEATFVHAYDDPAIVAGQGTLGVEMAEDLPEVDTVIVPIGGGGLISGIATAFAELSPETRIVGVQAEEAATVPESLKKGTPQTLDTVGTIADGIATGGVSELTLSVIKRHVDEVLTVSDDEIARAILLLLERAKQLVEGAGAASVAALLSDDLDVSGETVMPLLCGGNLDMPMLQTVLIHAMTDREQLLHLRVKITDAPGRMADISGIIAEHDANIRWVRHDRAVEDLAVGEAYLVFSVITSGSGHSREITRAIEDQGYEATIINRR, from the coding sequence ATGACAGAAACGGAGTTCGGATTCGCGGAGATCGAGGCGGCACTGGAGCGCCTCGACGACGAGAGCGTCGTCAAGCGGACGCCGGTCGAGGAGAGCACCTCGCTCTCGGCGATGGTCGGTGCCGACGTGTTCCTGAAGATGGAACACCTCCAGTGGACGGGCTCGTTCAAGACCCGCGGGGCGTACAACAAGATCAGGAAGTGTGAGGAAGAGGGCGGGGTCGAACGCGTCATCGCGGCGAGCGCGGGCAACCACGCCCAGGGTGTGGCACTCGCGGCGACGAAACGCGGCGTCGAGTCGACGATCGTGATGCCGAGAGCAGCCCCGCAGACGAAGATCGACGCCACCCGTGGCTACGGCGCGACGGTCGAACTCGAGGGGCGGGACTTTCAGGCGGCGATGGCCCACGCGAAGGGGCTCGCCGAGGAGGACGGGGAGGCGACCTTCGTCCACGCCTACGACGACCCGGCGATCGTCGCCGGGCAGGGAACGCTCGGCGTCGAGATGGCGGAGGACCTCCCCGAGGTCGACACGGTGATCGTCCCGATCGGCGGCGGCGGGCTCATCTCGGGGATCGCGACCGCGTTCGCCGAACTGAGCCCGGAGACCCGGATCGTGGGGGTGCAGGCCGAGGAGGCGGCGACGGTGCCCGAGAGCCTGAAGAAGGGCACGCCACAGACGCTCGACACGGTCGGGACGATCGCCGACGGCATCGCGACCGGCGGGGTCTCCGAACTCACCCTCTCGGTGATCAAGCGCCACGTCGACGAGGTGCTCACCGTGAGCGACGACGAGATCGCCCGGGCGATCCTGCTGTTGCTCGAACGGGCGAAACAGCTGGTCGAGGGTGCGGGTGCGGCGAGCGTCGCGGCGCTGCTCTCCGACGACCTCGACGTCTCGGGCGAGACGGTGATGCCGCTTCTCTGTGGTGGCAACCTCGACATGCCGATGCTCCAGACGGTGCTGATCCACGCGATGACCGACCGCGAGCAGCTACTCCACCTCCGGGTGAAGATCACCGACGCCCCCGGACGGATGGCCGACATCTCGGGGATCATCGCCGAGCACGACGCGAACATTCGCTGGGTGCGCCACGACCGGGCGGTCGAGGACCTCGCCGTCGGGGAGGCGTACCTCGTCTTCAGCGTGATCACGAGCGGGTCGGGCCACTCTCGGGAGATCACGCGCGCGATCGAGGATCAGGGCTACGAGGCGACGATCATCAACCGGCGGTGA
- a CDS encoding GcvT family protein yields MSTESALPERAETVVVGAGCVGCSAAYHLAERGREGIVVVDQGPLFETGGSTSHAPGLVFQTTENRLMTRLARYTQELYTDLEGYEPCGGIEVAYTPERWEYLKRKREYGVSFGIEDGELLSPEEVGERLALVDESVIHGGYYVPTDGKAHAVDVSETMARAAMDTGAAEFHGHTTVTDIETEGGEVSAVVTDRGRIECEEVLVATNIWGPLLGEMVDFDVPLVPCAHQYLVSEPLSELAGAEAELEEPILRHQDYALYFRQHRDSYGVGSYNHEPLLVPPEDIAAPEEAEEMPSIREFTERHFTEPTHPDIDRSAYDAASELIPALSDCEFDRAFNGMFSFTPDGMPILGESEETEGLWWALAIWVTQSGGAGNVIASWMDEGVPKLDGERLDASGAHISRFQPHSGSRAFSRARGGQQYQEVYQLIHPRGQPVNQRGLRRSPFYDRQAELGAEFVESGGWEVPQWFETNEGLLSEYDVPERSGWLAKEWSPIQGAEHQAVRDRVGIYDLSRYTGIEITGPDSLAVVQRVFTNDMDVDVGQVRYAPMLDEAGGVLADMAITRLGEDRFVATTGGGSSATEHTRWIREQASGEVSIDPHVSDQCGLGVWGPKAREVLQPLTDEDLSHEAFGYFRAKEFYVDSVPVTALRVSYVGELGWELYAPTEYGGRLWDLVWESGEEHGMVPLGNGAFLGSLRLEKGYRLWGTDVTPEYDPYEAGMGFAVDTGTEFVGKAALEEGGDPGRELTPLTLDESGKVVDSGKPIYDGEELVGYVNAADYGYSVDAGIAYGYLPTGYAEEGAGLEIAYEGERYGATVASEPLFDPGREKILR; encoded by the coding sequence ATGAGCACAGAGAGCGCCCTTCCCGAGCGCGCCGAGACGGTCGTGGTCGGGGCGGGCTGTGTCGGCTGTTCGGCCGCCTACCACCTCGCAGAGCGCGGCCGCGAGGGGATCGTCGTCGTGGACCAGGGTCCGCTGTTCGAGACGGGCGGGTCGACCTCGCACGCCCCCGGGCTGGTCTTCCAGACCACCGAGAACCGGCTGATGACCCGGCTCGCGCGCTACACGCAGGAGCTCTACACCGATCTGGAGGGGTACGAGCCCTGTGGCGGCATCGAGGTGGCCTACACCCCCGAACGCTGGGAGTACCTCAAACGGAAGCGAGAGTACGGCGTCTCCTTCGGCATCGAGGACGGCGAACTGCTCTCGCCGGAGGAGGTCGGCGAGCGGCTCGCGCTCGTCGACGAGTCCGTGATCCACGGCGGCTACTACGTCCCCACGGACGGCAAGGCCCACGCGGTCGACGTCTCCGAGACGATGGCGCGGGCCGCGATGGACACGGGTGCAGCGGAGTTCCACGGCCACACGACGGTCACCGACATCGAGACGGAGGGTGGTGAGGTCTCGGCGGTCGTCACCGATCGGGGTCGGATCGAGTGCGAGGAGGTACTGGTGGCGACGAACATCTGGGGGCCGCTGCTCGGTGAGATGGTCGACTTCGACGTTCCGTTGGTGCCCTGCGCCCACCAGTATCTCGTGAGCGAGCCGCTCTCGGAACTCGCGGGCGCGGAGGCCGAACTCGAGGAGCCGATCCTCAGACACCAGGACTACGCGCTCTACTTCCGCCAGCATCGCGACTCCTACGGCGTCGGATCGTACAACCACGAACCGCTCCTGGTACCGCCGGAGGACATCGCCGCGCCGGAAGAAGCCGAGGAGATGCCCTCGATCCGGGAGTTCACCGAACGCCACTTCACCGAGCCGACCCACCCCGACATCGACCGGTCGGCGTACGACGCCGCCAGCGAGCTGATTCCAGCCCTCTCGGACTGTGAGTTCGACCGCGCGTTCAACGGGATGTTCTCGTTCACCCCCGACGGGATGCCGATCCTCGGCGAGAGCGAGGAGACGGAGGGACTCTGGTGGGCGCTCGCCATCTGGGTCACGCAGTCGGGCGGTGCGGGGAACGTGATCGCGTCGTGGATGGACGAGGGCGTCCCGAAGCTCGACGGCGAACGGCTCGACGCGAGCGGTGCGCATATCTCGCGGTTCCAGCCCCACTCCGGCAGCCGGGCGTTCTCGCGGGCGCGCGGCGGCCAGCAGTACCAGGAGGTCTACCAACTGATCCACCCGCGCGGGCAGCCGGTGAACCAGCGCGGGCTGCGCCGGAGCCCCTTCTACGACCGGCAGGCGGAACTCGGCGCTGAGTTCGTCGAATCGGGCGGCTGGGAGGTGCCCCAGTGGTTCGAGACGAACGAGGGCCTGTTGAGCGAGTACGACGTGCCCGAACGCTCGGGCTGGCTCGCGAAGGAGTGGTCGCCGATCCAGGGCGCCGAACACCAGGCGGTGCGCGACCGCGTCGGGATCTACGACCTCTCCAGATATACCGGCATCGAGATCACGGGACCGGACAGCCTCGCGGTCGTACAACGCGTGTTCACCAACGACATGGACGTCGACGTCGGCCAGGTACGCTACGCGCCAATGCTCGACGAGGCGGGCGGGGTGCTCGCGGACATGGCGATCACGCGGCTGGGCGAGGATCGGTTCGTCGCGACGACCGGCGGCGGCTCGTCGGCGACCGAGCACACGCGGTGGATCCGCGAGCAGGCATCGGGGGAGGTCTCGATCGACCCGCACGTCTCCGATCAGTGTGGGCTCGGCGTCTGGGGGCCGAAGGCGCGCGAGGTGCTCCAGCCGTTGACCGACGAGGACCTCTCGCACGAGGCGTTCGGCTACTTCCGCGCGAAGGAGTTCTACGTCGACTCGGTCCCGGTGACGGCGCTCCGGGTCTCCTACGTCGGCGAACTCGGCTGGGAGCTCTACGCGCCCACGGAGTACGGCGGGCGGCTCTGGGACCTCGTCTGGGAGTCGGGAGAGGAACACGGAATGGTTCCACTCGGCAACGGTGCGTTCCTCGGCTCGCTCCGTCTGGAGAAGGGGTACCGGCTCTGGGGTACCGACGTCACCCCGGAGTACGACCCGTACGAGGCCGGGATGGGCTTCGCAGTCGACACGGGGACCGAGTTCGTGGGGAAAGCGGCGCTCGAGGAGGGTGGCGATCCTGGGAGAGAACTCACGCCGCTCACGCTCGACGAGTCGGGAAAAGTCGTCGACTCGGGCAAGCCGATCTACGACGGCGAGGAGCTGGTGGGCTACGTGAACGCGGCGGACTACGGCTACAGCGTCGACGCCGGGATCGCCTACGGCTACCTCCCGACCGGGTACGCGGAGGAGGGGGCCGGTCTGGAGATCGCCTACGAGGGCGAGCGGTACGGCGCGACGGTCGCGAGCGAGCCACTGTTCGACCCCGGGCGGGAGAAGATTCTTCGGTAG